The Magnetococcus marinus MC-1 genome contains the following window.
CGGAGGTCTGCCATCTCTGGAATATCGTCGCTCATGGAACCCGTGAAGGTGAGGTCTTTACAAAACTGCTCGAAAAGCTGGAGATAGAGCGCGCCGCCTTGGGTGGCCGGGTGTTTGACATCCTTGGTGAAGCCTTCGAGAACACCTCCCTGAAAGAGCTGCTCATCGAGGCCATCCGCTACGGGGAAAGGCCCGATGTGAAAGCCCGGCTCAGCCAGGTCATCGATGGCGCGCTGGATACCGATCACCTGAAGGGGATCATGGCGCGCAATGCCCTGTGCGAGGAACACATGTCCCTGGAGCAGCTCTATGCGGTGAAGGAAGAAATGGAGAAGGCCGAAGCCCGCAAGCTCCAGCCATTCTTTATCCGCACCTTCTTCACCGAAGCCTTCCAGATCCTGGGCGGAGAGATGCGACCACGTGAGAGCGGTCGATTCGAGATCCGCCACGTCCCGGCGACTATCCGGGAGCGGGATCGCGTCATCGGGGAGACCCGTACACCTGTGCTGCGGAAGTATGAACGCATCTGCTTCGAGAAACAGCAGGTGCGCCATCCCGGCAAGCCCATGGCGGATCTGGTTCATCCAGCCCATCCCCTGATGTCCTCGGTAACGGACTTGGTTCTGGAGGCGCACCGCCCCAAGTTGAAGCAGGGAACGATGCTCATCGATCCCAACGACGAGGGAACGGAACCCCGGGTGCTGTTCCTGGTGGACCACAACGTGCGGGAGAGCGCGGGAGATCAGCCTCGGGTGGTTTCACGTAGGCTTCAGTTTGTTGGGGTGTACGAGGATGGCCGCGCCGTCAACGCGGGATGGGCTCCCCACCTGGATTTCCAACCGCTCGATTCCTCCGAACAGGAGTTGATTCTCGATGTTCTGACCGCCCCATGGATCAACGCCAATCTGGAAGCCTTGGCGCTGGACCACGCTTCACGCAAGCTGGTCCCGGATCACTACGAAGAGGTTCGTTCCCGGCGGGAGCGGCAGGCGGATCGGATTTTGGCCGCCGTCAATGAGCGGTTGGTCAAGGAGATCAACCACTGGTCGGACCGCTACATCAAGCTGAGCGATGACGTGGCCGCCGGAAAGCAACCCCGCATGCAGCCGGATCATGCCAAAAAGCGGGTGGACGAGCTGACCGCTCGCCTGGAACAGCGAAAGAAAGAGCTAGCCACCATGCGCCACGTGGTTTCCAGCACGCCGGTGGTGGTGGGTGGCATGCTGGTGATCCCCCAGGGCCTGTTGGCTCAGCGTCGCGGGGAACCCGGTTTCACCGCGGACGCCATTGCCCGCAGCCGGGTGGAAAAGATCGCCATGGATGCGGTGACGGCAGCCGAGCGGTCCATGGGCCATCAGATTATTGATGTATCCGCTGAGAACTGCGGCTGGGATATTACCGCTCGCCCGCCAACGGTGGATGGGAAGATGGTTCAGGACCGGCACATCGAGGTTAAAGGTCGTGCCAAAGGCCAAAGCACCATCACGGTAACCCGCAATGAGATCATCATGGGCATGAACCAGCAGGAGAAGTTCTGGCTGGCCATTGTGATCGTGGATGGCGACACCCATGAAGGCCCCTATTACGTTCGCAACCCGTTCCATCAGGAGCCAGAGTTTGGGGTGGCGAGCATCAACTATCAATTGACGGATTTGCTCTCCCGGGCCACCCCGGCGAGCCAGACGGTATAAGGACGAAGGCCATGAGCCAGAACATCAAAGCCCCCAAGAAACTGATCGAAGTTGCCCTGCCATTGGACGACATCAACGCGGCAGCAGCGCGGGAGAAGTCCATCCGGCATGGGCATCCTTCCACATTGCATCTGTGGTGGGCGCGGCGGCCGTTGGCGGCGGCAAGGGCGGTTCTGTTCGCGCAGATGGTCAACGATCCGGGTGGAGAACGAGGCTATTACGCCGGCAAGACCAAGGCCCAGGCGGATGCCGAACGGGAGGAGCTGTTCAAGATCATTCGTGAACTGGTGCTGTGGGAAAACACCAACAATGAGGAGGTGCTGAATAAGGCGCGGGCCGCTATTCGGAAATCATGGCGGGAGACCTGTGAGCTGAACAAGGGCAAGTCAGGATTCGATCCGGACAAGCTTCCCGCTTTCCACGATCCATTTGCCGGTGGTGGGGCCATACCCCTGGAGGCGCAGAGGTTGGGAATGGAGTCTCACGCCTCCGACCTCAACCCGGTGGCTGTGCTCATCAATAAGGCGATGATCGAGATTCCGCCCAAATTTGCCGGGCGCAAACCAGTGGGGCCGATTCCAGAAGGCGAGAAGCAGGGCCGCATGGAGAGCGACTGGCCTGGAGCCACTGGACTGGCCGAGGATGTGCGTCGTTATGGCCACTGGATGCGGGAGGAGGCCTTCAAACGCATTGGTCACCTCTACCCGCAGGTGGAGATCACCGCCGAGATGGCCAAGGAACGGCCAGACCTGAAGGGGATAGTTGGACAGAAACTCACCGTCATTGCCTGGTTGTGGGCGCGGACGGTAAGAAGTCCGAACCCTGCCTTTTCTCATATTGCAGTACCGCTGGTTTCAAGCTTTTTGCTCTCAACCAAGAAAGGCAAGGAAGCCTATATTGAACCTGTTGTAGATGCTAATAGCTATTATTTTTCAGTAAAAAAAGGGACTCCGTCGAAAGATTCTGCTAGGGGGACTTCGGCTGGTAAACGAGGAGGTTTCCGTTGCATTTTTTCTGACGCGCCAATTGATTACAATTATATCCGTGATGAAGGTTCTGCAGGAAGGATTGGCACCAGGCTAATGGCTATTGTTGCTGAAGGTGTCCGTGGTCGGATCTATCTGTCCGCTACACCTGAACTCGAGATAATTGCGAATAGTGCAAAGCCTGAGTGGAGTCCAGATGTCAAGCTACATGGTAAATGCCGAGTCAACGTTTCTAATTATGGTTTGGATGTGTATAGCGATCTCTTTACCCCCCGTCAGTTAGTTGCTCTGACGACGTTTTCCAATCTAGTGCAAGAGGCACGCGTGAAGGCCGTCAATGATGCAAAAATTACAGGAATGGCCGATGATGGTATGGGAATAGATGAAGGAGGTTTCGGAGCCGGGGCTTATGGAGATGCTGTGGCAGTATATTTGGGATTTATTGTCGATAAAGTTTCTGAAAGTTTATCAACAATTTGCACTTGGAGTTCATCTCCTAAAAATGAGCTTATTGTAAGTACGTTCCGAAGGCAAGCAATACCAATGACGTGGGATTTTGGGGAGGCTAACCCCTTCGCAAATTCAAGCGGGTCGCTTGAGAAAATTGTCCCTGCGGTTTCAAAAGTTATCAAGACATCATTATGTGGAAGTGTAGATGGGAATGCTATTCAATTTGACGCCCGAACGGTTAATCTAAGCGATAGGGTCGTGTCAACAGACCCGCCATACTATGACAATATTGGCTATGCAGATTTATCTGATTTTTTCTATGTGTGGTCCCGCAGGGCACTTAAATCAATATTTCCATCTTTATACTCTACATTGGCAGTCCCAAAAGCAGAGGAGTTAGTGGCAACGCCTTACCGTCATGGATCTAAAGAGGAAGCAGAAGCTTTTTTCATGAATGGTATGATTTGCGCAATCAATAATTTCGCAAATCAGGCTCATCCAAGTTTTCCAGTCACAATCTACTACGCTTTCAAACAGTCAGAAACAAAGGAAACAGGTACAACTTCTACTGGTTGGGAAACATTTTTGGAAGCAGTGATTCAGGCTGGGTTCGGTATTACTGGCACTTGGCCGATGCGGACAGAACGAGGTGCACGTTCAATTGGGATTGGAGCAAACGCTTTAGC
Protein-coding sequences here:
- a CDS encoding DUF1156 domain-containing protein; amino-acid sequence: MSQNIKAPKKLIEVALPLDDINAAAAREKSIRHGHPSTLHLWWARRPLAAARAVLFAQMVNDPGGERGYYAGKTKAQADAEREELFKIIRELVLWENTNNEEVLNKARAAIRKSWRETCELNKGKSGFDPDKLPAFHDPFAGGGAIPLEAQRLGMESHASDLNPVAVLINKAMIEIPPKFAGRKPVGPIPEGEKQGRMESDWPGATGLAEDVRRYGHWMREEAFKRIGHLYPQVEITAEMAKERPDLKGIVGQKLTVIAWLWARTVRSPNPAFSHIAVPLVSSFLLSTKKGKEAYIEPVVDANSYYFSVKKGTPSKDSARGTSAGKRGGFRCIFSDAPIDYNYIRDEGSAGRIGTRLMAIVAEGVRGRIYLSATPELEIIANSAKPEWSPDVKLHGKCRVNVSNYGLDVYSDLFTPRQLVALTTFSNLVQEARVKAVNDAKITGMADDGMGIDEGGFGAGAYGDAVAVYLGFIVDKVSESLSTICTWSSSPKNELIVSTFRRQAIPMTWDFGEANPFANSSGSLEKIVPAVSKVIKTSLCGSVDGNAIQFDARTVNLSDRVVSTDPPYYDNIGYADLSDFFYVWSRRALKSIFPSLYSTLAVPKAEELVATPYRHGSKEEAEAFFMNGMICAINNFANQAHPSFPVTIYYAFKQSETKETGTTSTGWETFLEAVIQAGFGITGTWPMRTERGARSIGIGANALASSIILVCRKRDNSAESISRRQFQRELREILPEALETMIGGKEGASPVAPVDLAQASIGPGMAVYSKYAAVLNQDGNPMSVHDALILINREITDFLTPDSGSFDNDTLFCSTWFDQYGWKAGPFGEADTLSRAKGTSVDGVQEAGVVQSGGGKVRLFKWDEYPDDWDPKKDNRTPVWEALHHLIRALNKDGESVSGGLLARMPERAEAIRQLAYHLYTLCERKKWADDARAYNELITSWHGIAAASHEVGHLGTQCTLDLGD